The Mesoterricola silvestris sequence TGCTTGAGGTCCATGATGATCCGGCCGATGACGTCGGTCATCACGGGGTCCAGGCCGGTGGTGGGCTCGTCGAAGAGGAGGATCTTGGGCTTGAGGGCGATGGCCCGGGCGAACCCCACGCGCCGCTTCATGCCGCCCGAGAGCTCCGAGGGCCGCAGGCGGTTGGTGCCCTTGAGCCCCACGAGGTTCAGGCACTCGTCCACCCGGTCCAGGATCTCGGCCCTGGTCATGGACGTGTGGCGCTTCAGGGCGAAGCCCACGTTCTGCTCCACGGTCATGGAATCGAAGAGCGCGGCCATCTGGAAGCACATGCCGATCTCCTTGCGCGCCTCGAACAGCTGGTCGCGGGTCATGGTCTGGATGACCCGGCCGTCCATGGCCACGTGGCCGGAATCGGGCCGCAGGAGCCCCATGATGCAGCGCAGGAGCACCGTCTTGCCGGTGCCGCTGCCGCCCAGGATCACCAGGCTCTCGCCCTCCTCCACCGCCAGGTTGACGTCGGAGAGGACGGTGAGCTTCCCGAAGGACTTGGAGAGATTGACGACGTCGATGACAGGCACGGGCGGCTCAGACGAGGAGGAGCTTGGTGAGGAAGAAGTCGGTGACCAGGATCCAGAGGCTGGAGGTCACGACGCTGGAGGTGGGCGCGTTGCCCACGCCCTCGGCGCCGCCCCGGGTGCGGTAGCCCCGCCAGCACCCCACCATGGAGATGATCAGGCCGAACGACAGCCCCTTGATGAGGGCGATGATGAGGTCCCGCCCCTTGATGAGCTTGAAGAAGTCCTGGCTGTAGACGAAGGCGCTCTGGCCCTGCACCCACACCAGCAGGACGTAGCCGCCCAGGTACCCCACGTAGATGGCCAGGCCCGTGAGCAGCGGAAGCATCACGAGGCTCGCCAGCACCCGGGGAACGAAGAGGTAGTGCACGGGGTCCGTGGCCAGGCATTCCAGGGCGTCGATCTGCTCCGTGACCTGCATGGTGCCCAGTTCGGCGGCCATGGCCGAACCCACGCGGCCGGCCATCATGAGCCCCGTGATCACCGGGGCCAGTTCCCGCACCACCGCGAGGCCCTCCACCTGGCCGGCCAGGCCCTCGGCCTGGAACTGCTTGAACCCGAAGGAGAGCTGCACCGCGAACACCATGCTCACCGCGATGGACGTGAGCACCACCACCGGCACGGAATTGACTCCCACGGCCTGGAGCTGGTAGAGGAAATTCGGCCCGTCGAAGGGCTTGCGGAAGAAGCCCCCGAAGGTGCGGAACCCCAGGGTCACGAGGTCGCCCACTTCCTCGAGGATCTCGAGGATCTTGGCGCCGATCTGTTCAAGGAGCCTGTTGATCATTCGCTTCCTGGGAGGGGGCGGGTGAAGGAACCACGGTACCACTCTACCCTATCGCTTCGTTCCCTGCTTGATTGCCTTCAGCCGGGTCCGCAGGCGGCTGGCCCCGCCATCCCGCACGGTGAGCGGCGCCCGGGTGAGGGCGATGGCGTCCGCGGGCACGTCCTGGGTGAGCGTGGATCCGGCCCCGATGAGGCAGCCGTCGCCAAGGGTGATTGGAGCCACCAGTTGGCAATCCGAGCCCACGAACACGTCCTTCCCGATGTGGGTGCGGTGCTTGTTGAAACCGTCATAATTGCAGGTGATGAGGCCCGCGCCGATATTGGTGCGCTCGCCCACTTCGCAGTCGCCCAGGTAGCTCAGGTGGTTGGCCTTGGCGCCCGCGTGCAGGTGGGATTTCTTGGTTTCCACAAAATTGCCCATGTGCACGCCCGCGTCCAGCACCGTGCCTTCCCGCAGGTGCGCGAAGGGGCCCACCATGGCCCCCGGGCCCACCTTGGACCGGTTGATGACGCAGTAGGGGCGCACCTCCACGCCCTCGGCGAGGGCGCTGTCGGTGATGACGACGCCCTGGCCCACCTGGGTGGAGGCGCCCACCGTCACCTCGCCCTCCAGGCGCGCGCCGGGGGCCAGGACCACGTCCTGGCCCAGCTCCACCCGGGGGCCCACCAGGGTCGCCGCCGGATCCAGGAAGGTCACCCCCGCCTCCATCCAGGCGCGGTTCACCCGCTCCTGGGCGAAGCGCTGGAGCGTGGCCTGGTCCACCCGGGAGTTCATGCCCATCATCTCGGAGGGCTCGCAGAGGTCCACGGCCACCCGCACCTTGGAGGCCACGTCCATGACGGCGTCGGTGAGGTAGTACTCGCCCTGGGCGTTGGCGTTGGTGAGCCTTCCCAGGGCCTCCCGCAGGGGGGCCCAGGGCAGCGCGTAGGCGCCGCCGTTGACCCGGCGGATGGCGCGCACGGCCTCCGGGGCGTCCTTGTGCTCCACCAGGGACCGCAGGGCGCCGTCCTCCTCCAGGACCCGGCCGTAGCCGGCGGGGTCGTCCAGGTCCATGGCCAGGATCGACCCTTCGGACCGGGCCAGGGCCGCCACGGTCTCGCGGCGGATGAGGGGCACGTCCCCGCAGAGGATCACCACGCGCTCCGCGCCCAGGCGGTCCAGTTCCGGGATGGCCCGGGCCACGGCGTGGCCGGTGCCCAGGGGCTCGCCCTGGTCCACGGTGGTGGCCGGGCAGGGCAGGAGGCCCGCCTTGGCCCAGGAGGCCAGGGCCGCCTCCACCTGCTCCTTGCCGTGGTGCACCACCACCACCGCGTGGCCCACCTCCGGCGGCAGGGCCCGGAGCACCCACAGGAGGGAGGGATCGCCCAGGATGGGGTGCAGCACCTTGGGCAGGGAGGACTTCATGCGCTTGCCGAGGCCGGCGGCGAGGATGAGGGCGAGGGTGGGCATGGGTGGCTCCTACTGCAACAAGGCAAGGATACAGGCAATGAAATCGGGGCCCGGGAAGGGCCTTTCCAGCAGCACCAGGCGCCGGGGGGCGCGTTCCCCCTGGGGCAGGGGGCGCCCGTCGTCCAGGAGGAGGGCGGGGATGTTCCGGCCGGCCAGCGCGCAAAGGCGGCCCTGCCAGCGCTCCAGGGCGGGCGTGCGCTCCAGCACCAGCACGTCGGGCAGCGTCCCGCGACGGGAGGCCTTCAGGAGGTCCCGCAGCTGGCCCAGGGCCACCGGGGCGCCGCCGGCCTCGGACACCGCCGCGGCCAGGTCGGCCCGGATGGCGGGATCCCGGTGCAGGATCCAGAGGTTCCGTCCCGACAGGAGTCCCGGCGCGGCTTCCGCTTCCGCGGGAAGGCAGGGCAGCAGGGCCCGGGGCGTGAGGAAGCCGCGGTCGTCCTGGTCCAGCTCCAGGATCCCCGAGCACTCCTGGACGGTCTTGTGGAGCCAGCCCAGGCCCAGGAAGTCCCCCTCCCCGCCCGCGGCCGGTCCCGAGCGTTCCAGGCCCAGCTGCGCCCAGGGCCGCCCGGCGAGGGCCGTGGCCGACAGGGTCAGGGTCAGGGTGCCCTCCCGGAGGCCCTGGCGTCCGTGGAGCAGCATCTGGGTGGCGGCCCTGCGCAGGGGTTCCTCCTCCAGGAGGAGGGTCACGGGCTCCAGGCGCAGGGCGGCGGTGATGCCTTCGGGCAGCATCCGCTGGATCCTGGGCAGCATGGCCTCCAGGGCGGGGACGGCGGGAAGCCGGTGCGGCGCCCCGTTGCGGGCCGGGAGGGCCGGGGAATAGCGCGGCACCACGCCCTCCCCGCGCAGGGCGAGGCTTCCGGGGCCGGTGTCGGCGATCCACACCAGGGCGATGTTCCGGTCGAAGGCCACCGCCTCCAGGCGCACCGTCTGGAAACTGGAGTTCCGGCGGACCAGGGTGGCCGTGGCCTGGGCCCGGGAGTCCTGGAGGAGGTCGGCGCGCAGGCTGTCCCAGGTGGGGATCTCGGTCCCCTGGAAGAGGTCCTGGACCAGGAAGCCCTTCATCTGGTGGCGGGGCAGTCCCACCAGGCGGCTGAAGGCCGTGTTGGTCTCCAGGAGCATGCCCTTCTCGTTCACCAGGAACATGGGCTGGCGGGCCTCGATGGCGTAGGCGAGGGTGGGGCCCTCGGGAGGCCGGTCGCCTTCCAGGGCCGAAAGGGCGGTGCGGAAGCCGTCCCCGCGCCCCTCCACCCAGATGCCCTGGTCCCGGAGCCACACCAGCTGGTGGAGGGCGACCAGCCCCAGGAGGATGCCGGCCAGGAGCGAGGCGGCCCAGGACAGGGGCGGGACCCCCAGGGTGAACAGGTGGTAGATGGCCGTGGCCGTGAGGAAGGCCGCACCCCCCGCCGCGGGCATGCGGATGGAGAGCCACCGGCCCTTGGTGAGGCGGTAGCCCAGGTCCGACAGGAGCAGCCAGAGGCTGCCCTCCAGGATGGCGGTGCCCCAGAAGGCCAGGACGCTCCGCATGTCCATGCCCAGCAGGTTGCCCAGCACCCATGCGAACAGGGTGGATCCGCCCACGCCCACCGCCAGCCGCCGCACGCCGTTGCGGCCGTCCCGGTTGGCCTGGAGGAAGAGGGTGAACCCCAGCAGGGCCCCGCCCAGGTGGGCCGAGGGCAGCCCCCGGGTGCCCAGGGCGGGCCAGGGGATGGCGAGAATGGCCAGGATGCCGCCCAGGAAGTAGCCGTAGCTGATCCCCACGCGCCCCTTCCACCGGTAGGTGAGGAAGCCCACCCAGGGCGGCACCGCCAGGAGGAGGGCCAGCAGCAGATCCTGGCTCCTCACGCGCCCCCCCTGGCCCGTGCGGCAAGCCTGATGGCCAGGTCCGCGGCCTGCAGGAAATTGGCGGGGTCCGCCTGCCACCTTCCGGCGATGGCGAAGGCGGTGCCGTGGTCCGGGGAGGTGCGCACGTAGGGCAGGCCCAGGGTGAGGTTCACGGCCGTCTCGGGTTCGAGGACCTTGACGGGGATCAGGCCCTGGTCGTGGTACAGGGCCACCACCAGGTCGAATTCGCCGCGCCAGGCCCGCAGGAAGACGGTGTCGGCGGGGTGGGGGCCGGAGAATTCCGGAACGCCGCCCCCCCGGGCGGGACGGCCCGGGTACAGCTCCCAGCCCGCGGGGGCCGGGCCCGGGGGGAAGGGGGAGGGCACATGGGCCCAGGCGCCCTCCGCGCAGGCCGCCCGGGCCCGGTCCAGGGCGCGCTCCAGGATGGCCTCCTCGTGGCCGAAGGCGCCGCCCTCCCCGGCGTGGGGGTTGAGGGCGCACAGGGCCACCCGCAGGCCGGGGCGCCCCGCGAACTGGGCGAAGCGGTCCGCGGCGAAGGAGAGGGTCTCGGCCACGGCGGCCTCGTCCAGGCCCTCCACCACCGAACGCAGGCTCTGGTGCACGGTGTGGAGCACCACGCACAGTCCGGGGCTGGCGAAGGCCATGCGCGTCAGGGGGGAGCCCGCCAGGCCCTGGAGGAATTCCGTGTGCCCGGGAATGGGGAAGCCCGCGGCGTGGGCGGCGGCCTTGGACAGGGGCAGGGTCACCAGGGCGTCGCCCAGACCCCCCTGCACCCGCAGGGCCCCGGCCCGCACCCCTTCCACCGCCGCCAGGCCCGAGGCCGCGCCGCCCTGGCCCAGCACCAGGTCCCGGGGGGTGATGTGCGGGGTGGGATCGATCCAGGGGACGCTGCATCCGCCCGTGGCGAGGCGGTCCCCCTCCCAGGCGAAGGGCACGGGGCCCCCGGCCAGCAGGTCCACGCCGGCCCGGGCCCCGGCCACCACCAGGTCGGCCCGGGAGGCCAGCCGGGGCAGGGTGCGCAGCAGGAGCTCGGGCCCGATCCCACAGGGATCGCCCAGCGTGACGACGATGCGGGGCAGGGTCATGATCAGTCGTAGAGGGGCAGTTCCACGTCGGGGGAGGACGCCTCGTCCTTCTTGCCCCCGCGGCTGCGGCGGATGCGGGGCTCCTCGTCGGCCTTGTAGATGTACTTGATGTTGTGCTTGGGGACGAGCACGTTGGGTTCCTTGACGCGGTTGATCTTCAGGCAGTGCTTGTCGTACCACTCGATGACGCCCCGGAGCTTCTCGTCGTCCTGGAGCACGATCACCATGGGGGTCTTGGACTGCATCTGCTTGAGGTAGTAGAAGCTCTCGGCGTTGGTCTGCTCGGGGGGGGCGATCTTCCGGCGGGGGCTGCCGGTGCCCTGGGGCAGGCTCGCCGCGTCAGGGCTGGCGGCGCCGTTGCCCGCGATGACCGCTTCCGCCGGCGGCTTGACGACGGTGGGCGCGTCGGCCGGGGCCTGGGCCTTGGGGGTGCGCCCGATTTTTTCCTTGATGGCGGTCAGATTGGGGCGAATGAGCTTGCGGTTCATCGTGGATCCTGAAAACACTAAAAAGACAAGGGTTGGTTAATCCTCTTTGGGAATTCCCCTACCCTGGGCCCGAGGTCAAAAAGTAATGGCAATGTCCCACCTTCCAGGGGAATTGGCAAGGTTTTCCGGCCCCTTCGCACAAATCATTATTGGTATTTTGCGACCGGCGAAAAAGTTCCCGGAGCCAGCGGAATTTTCAGGGTCACGGTGGTGCCCGCGCCCGGGGTGCTTTTCACCTGGATGGTCCAATCCATCTGCTGGGTGAACTGGAATACCAGGCTCATGCCCAGCCCGGTGCCCTCCTCGAAGCCGCTTGAGAAAGGCATGAAGATCGTGCGGAGGCGATCCTCCGTCATGCCGCACCCGTTGTCGGCCACCGTGGCCTCCACGAAGGCGCCCTGGAGGCGGAAGCCCACCCGGATGGCGGGCTCCGGCACGCCCCGCACCGCCTTGCGGGCGTTGCTCAGGAGGTTGGTGAAGACCTGGTGGGCCCAGGCCGGGTCGCCCAGCACCGCGGCGCCGGGGGGGTCCTCCACCTCCAGGGCGAGGCCCGCGGTGCGGGGGTCGGTTTCCCAGCTGGCCTTCAGCTCGTCGGTCACCGCGTCCAGGCCGATGGGCTGGATCCGCACGGGCCGGGGGCGGGTGAAGTCCAGGAAGTCGGTCACGATGGAACTCACGCGCTCGGATTCCCGCAGGAGGATGGTGAGGACCCGGTCCCGCATGGCCCGGGGCTGTTCGCCCTGCTTGAGGAGCTGCACGCAGCCCAGGATGGAGGCCAGGGGGTTGCGCAGCTCGTGGGCCATCTCGCTGCTGAGCTCGCCCACGGTGGCCATGCGCTCCGAGATGCGGGTGCGCTCCTCCAGGGCCTTCAGGTCGGTGAGGTCCTGGAAGACCAGCAGGTGCCCCGTGGGTTCGCCCTCGCCGCCCAGCAGCGGGGCCAGGTTTCCGCCCACGATGCGCCGGCCTCCGTCCGCGGCCTGGAAGCTGATCTCGAAGCGCTGCTCCTTGACCTGGTGCCCCAGGTCCCGCAGGTTCCCGAACCCGAAGGGCCCGATGGGCGAGCCCGGCACCAGGCTGGCATGGAGGATCTTCTCCGCGGCCGGATTGGCCGACGTGATGCGCCCCTGCAGGTCGGCGGTGATGAGGCCCGAGAACATGGACTCGAAGACCCGCCGGTACAGCGCGCTCAGCTCGTCCACCACGGCCTCGCTGCGGGTCAGGTCCGTGCGCAGCCCCTCCATGTGGCTGCGGATCACCACCACCACCAGGGTCGCCCCGAAGATCTGCAGGGACGCGAAGCCGAGGATGTAGGCCAGCTGGTAGGGCTCCACCCCCAGGGGGCCGGAGTGGCCGAAATGCGGCAGGGTCCCGGAGGTGAAGAGCAGGACGCAGGCGATGTGGGACACGGAGCTGAGCAGGCCCACCGCGACGATCTCGGCGAGGTGCAGGTAGAACGCCGAGGCCAGCACCGGGAAGATGTAGATGGTGGCCAGGCGCTCCTGGTCCACGCCTTGGAAGGCGATGATGAGGGTCACCAG is a genomic window containing:
- a CDS encoding PdxA family dehydrogenase; the protein is MTLPRIVVTLGDPCGIGPELLLRTLPRLASRADLVVAGARAGVDLLAGGPVPFAWEGDRLATGGCSVPWIDPTPHITPRDLVLGQGGAASGLAAVEGVRAGALRVQGGLGDALVTLPLSKAAAHAAGFPIPGHTEFLQGLAGSPLTRMAFASPGLCVVLHTVHQSLRSVVEGLDEAAVAETLSFAADRFAQFAGRPGLRVALCALNPHAGEGGAFGHEEAILERALDRARAACAEGAWAHVPSPFPPGPAPAGWELYPGRPARGGGVPEFSGPHPADTVFLRAWRGEFDLVVALYHDQGLIPVKVLEPETAVNLTLGLPYVRTSPDHGTAFAIAGRWQADPANFLQAADLAIRLAARARGGA
- a CDS encoding two-component system sensor histidine kinase NtrB → MTLQDTAPKAARDSGPPFLPLAFRLAASFGLAVLHLALPGEGPAPAAEGLYLALLGALFLESVWEAARSRTLGGAPFATPSPVWVRVNLILDLALVTLIIAFQGVDQERLATIYIFPVLASAFYLHLAEIVAVGLLSSVSHIACVLLFTSGTLPHFGHSGPLGVEPYQLAYILGFASLQIFGATLVVVVIRSHMEGLRTDLTRSEAVVDELSALYRRVFESMFSGLITADLQGRITSANPAAEKILHASLVPGSPIGPFGFGNLRDLGHQVKEQRFEISFQAADGGRRIVGGNLAPLLGGEGEPTGHLLVFQDLTDLKALEERTRISERMATVGELSSEMAHELRNPLASILGCVQLLKQGEQPRAMRDRVLTILLRESERVSSIVTDFLDFTRPRPVRIQPIGLDAVTDELKASWETDPRTAGLALEVEDPPGAAVLGDPAWAHQVFTNLLSNARKAVRGVPEPAIRVGFRLQGAFVEATVADNGCGMTEDRLRTIFMPFSSGFEEGTGLGMSLVFQFTQQMDWTIQVKSTPGAGTTVTLKIPLAPGTFSPVAKYQ
- a CDS encoding LSm family protein: MNRKLIRPNLTAIKEKIGRTPKAQAPADAPTVVKPPAEAVIAGNGAASPDAASLPQGTGSPRRKIAPPEQTNAESFYYLKQMQSKTPMVIVLQDDEKLRGVIEWYDKHCLKINRVKEPNVLVPKHNIKYIYKADEEPRIRRSRGGKKDEASSPDVELPLYD
- a CDS encoding MlaE family ABC transporter permease, with translation MINRLLEQIGAKILEILEEVGDLVTLGFRTFGGFFRKPFDGPNFLYQLQAVGVNSVPVVVLTSIAVSMVFAVQLSFGFKQFQAEGLAGQVEGLAVVRELAPVITGLMMAGRVGSAMAAELGTMQVTEQIDALECLATDPVHYLFVPRVLASLVMLPLLTGLAIYVGYLGGYVLLVWVQGQSAFVYSQDFFKLIKGRDLIIALIKGLSFGLIISMVGCWRGYRTRGGAEGVGNAPTSSVVTSSLWILVTDFFLTKLLLV
- a CDS encoding ABC transporter ATP-binding protein — protein: MPVIDVVNLSKSFGKLTVLSDVNLAVEEGESLVILGGSGTGKTVLLRCIMGLLRPDSGHVAMDGRVIQTMTRDQLFEARKEIGMCFQMAALFDSMTVEQNVGFALKRHTSMTRAEILDRVDECLNLVGLKGTNRLRPSELSGGMKRRVGFARAIALKPKILLFDEPTTGLDPVMTDVIGRIIMDLKQELGVTSITITHDLKSAFAIADRIALLFRGKCLAVQKPDDFRVNPHEVIQQFLRGDADGPFLQDPPPPSKKPSQPEARP
- a CDS encoding PAS domain-containing protein, with amino-acid sequence MRSQDLLLALLLAVPPWVGFLTYRWKGRVGISYGYFLGGILAILAIPWPALGTRGLPSAHLGGALLGFTLFLQANRDGRNGVRRLAVGVGGSTLFAWVLGNLLGMDMRSVLAFWGTAILEGSLWLLLSDLGYRLTKGRWLSIRMPAAGGAAFLTATAIYHLFTLGVPPLSWAASLLAGILLGLVALHQLVWLRDQGIWVEGRGDGFRTALSALEGDRPPEGPTLAYAIEARQPMFLVNEKGMLLETNTAFSRLVGLPRHQMKGFLVQDLFQGTEIPTWDSLRADLLQDSRAQATATLVRRNSSFQTVRLEAVAFDRNIALVWIADTGPGSLALRGEGVVPRYSPALPARNGAPHRLPAVPALEAMLPRIQRMLPEGITAALRLEPVTLLLEEEPLRRAATQMLLHGRQGLREGTLTLTLSATALAGRPWAQLGLERSGPAAGGEGDFLGLGWLHKTVQECSGILELDQDDRGFLTPRALLPCLPAEAEAAPGLLSGRNLWILHRDPAIRADLAAAVSEAGGAPVALGQLRDLLKASRRGTLPDVLVLERTPALERWQGRLCALAGRNIPALLLDDGRPLPQGERAPRRLVLLERPFPGPDFIACILALLQ
- the glmU gene encoding bifunctional UDP-N-acetylglucosamine diphosphorylase/glucosamine-1-phosphate N-acetyltransferase GlmU: MPTLALILAAGLGKRMKSSLPKVLHPILGDPSLLWVLRALPPEVGHAVVVVHHGKEQVEAALASWAKAGLLPCPATTVDQGEPLGTGHAVARAIPELDRLGAERVVILCGDVPLIRRETVAALARSEGSILAMDLDDPAGYGRVLEEDGALRSLVEHKDAPEAVRAIRRVNGGAYALPWAPLREALGRLTNANAQGEYYLTDAVMDVASKVRVAVDLCEPSEMMGMNSRVDQATLQRFAQERVNRAWMEAGVTFLDPAATLVGPRVELGQDVVLAPGARLEGEVTVGASTQVGQGVVITDSALAEGVEVRPYCVINRSKVGPGAMVGPFAHLREGTVLDAGVHMGNFVETKKSHLHAGAKANHLSYLGDCEVGERTNIGAGLITCNYDGFNKHRTHIGKDVFVGSDCQLVAPITLGDGCLIGAGSTLTQDVPADAIALTRAPLTVRDGGASRLRTRLKAIKQGTKR